In Ficedula albicollis isolate OC2 chromosome 19, FicAlb1.5, whole genome shotgun sequence, one DNA window encodes the following:
- the IFT20 gene encoding intraflagellar transport protein 20 homolog, producing the protein REECRAFVDKTAEFQKIVGSLIELVDQLAKAAENEKMKAIGARNLLKSIAKQREAQEQQLQALIAEKKMQLERYRIEYETLCKIEADQNEFIDQFIFQK; encoded by the exons CGCGAGGAGTGCCGGGCCTTCGTGGACA aaacagcagaatttcagaaaatagtGGGCAGCTTGATTGAGCTCGTTGACCAACTGgccaaagctgcagaaaatgagaagatGAAG gCCATCGGGGCACGGAACCTGCTCAAGTCGATCGCAAAGCAGAGAgaggctcaggagcagcagctccaggctttgATAGCTGAGAAGAAGATGCAGCTGGAAAG GTACCGGATCGAGTACGAGACTCTCTGCAAAATCGAAGCGGACCAGAACGAATTCATCGACCAGttcattttccagaaatag
- the TNFAIP1 gene encoding BTB/POZ domain-containing adapter for CUL3-mediated RhoA degradation protein 2, whose product MSGDTCLGSALCPAAGHKPKASGLKGGSLGNKYVRLNVGGSLYYTTVQVLTRHDTMLKAMFSGRMEVLTDKEGWILIDRCGKHFGTILNYLRDDTIALPKHRQEIKALMAEAKYYLIQGLVDMCQAALQDKKDLYEPVCSIPIITSPKEEERLIESSMKPVVKLLYNRSNNKYSYTSNSDDNLLKNIELFDKLSLRFNGRVLFIKDVIGDEICCWSFYGQGRKLAEVCCTSIVYATEKKQTKVEFPEARIYEETLNVLLYETPRVPDNSLLEATSRSRSQASHSEDDEGFELRDRVRRIHVKRYSTYDDRQLGH is encoded by the exons ATGTCTGGGGACAcgtgcctgggcagtgccctgtgcccggCCGCGGGCCACAAGCCCAAGGCCAGCGGGCTCAAGGGGGGCAGCCTGGGGAACAAGTACGTGCGGCTCAACGTCGGCGGCTCGCTGTACTACACCACGGTGCAGGTGCTCACCAGGCACGACACCATGCTCAAGGCCATGTTCAGcggcaggatggaggtgctcaCCGACAAGGAAG GCTGGATCCTTATAGACCGTTGTGGGAAGCACTTTGGAACAATTCTAAACTATCTCAGAGATGACACGATTGCACTTCCAAAACACAGGCAGGAGATCAAGGCGTTGATGGCAGAAGCCAAATACTATCTCATCCAGGGCTTGGTGGACATGTGccaagcagccctgcag gacaaaaaagaCTTGTATGAACCTGTCTGCAGCATCCCTATTATCACCTCCCCAAAAGAAGAGGAGAGACTGATAGAGTCATCAATGAAA CCTGTTGTTAAACTGCTGTATAATAGAAGCAACAATAAATATTCCTATACCAG TAACTCTGATGACAACCTGCTGAAGAACATCGAGCTGTTTGACAAGCTGTCGCTGCGCTTCAACGGCAGAGTGCTGTTCATCAAGGATGTGATCGGGGACGAGATCTGCTGCTGGTCCTTCTACGGGCAGGGCCGCAAGCTGGCCGAGGTGTGCTGCACCTCCATCGTCTACGCCACGGAGAAGAAGCAAACCAAG GTTGAGTTCCCCGAGGCCCGCATTTACGAGGAAACACTGAATGTGTTGCTGTACGAGACACCCCGAGTCCCGGACAACTCCCTGCTGGAGGCCACGAGCCGCAGCCGCAGCCAGGCCTCGCACAGCGAGGACGACGAGGGCTTCGAGCTGCGCGACCGCGTGCGCCGCATCCACGTCAAGAGGTACAGCACCTACGACGACCGCCAGCTCGGCCACTAG